TCTTCAGGAGGCGACCCGGCCGCTCCAGCGATGTCCAGATGTGTATACTTCACATTCCTATCCTCCAGACCCCCTACTTTAATCAGAAACCCGGCGGCGAGCTGATGATGACGAGCCTTCGCGTCCATGTCTACTTGAACAAGATCATCGCCTTTGCATTTACCATCGTTGACTGATAGATCTTCCGGTCTTATCACGGACACTTCTATGCCTTCTGCGACCCTGGTACCGCTAAACTGAAGTCGGTTAGCATGGTTCGTTGCTCTAGCAGCATAGTTATCCATTGCAGCGACATATCCTCCGTAACAAGCTCTAGCATGCCCTGTCAATGTCGCTATAGTGTAGATATGTGGATTTATATACTTATTAGCGACTTCACCCAGCTTGAACAGTGCATCAGCCATCGCGAATCGACCTTCCGCGTCTGTGTTGGTCACTCTAACAGTTTTACCGCTTCTGGAGACTAGTAATTCATCAGCCACGTAAGAATCTGCCCCGATAGAGTTCCTGCAGAGACAGAGGGTCCCGATGACCTTTAGATGTGTTGGTTTAAGTATGGAGCAGGCCTTTAGGAATCCAGCTACGGCTGCTGCTCCACTTTTATCTCTAGACATTCCAGCCATTTTGCCTGATATTTTGATGTCAGCGCCGCCCGTGTCGTAAGTTACTCCTTTACCAACCAGCATTAGAGTTTCAGTGACTCTAGCTTCGTTTGAAGGAGTGTATTCAATTTGTAGCACACAAGGTTTATGCCTTTCTACGCGACTGGAAGCTCTAGAAACGGCCGCCAAAAGCGGGAATTCCTCTGCAATGTATTTCTCATCATTAAACGCAGTTATGACTACGTTACTGCAACCAGCGAAGGTCTTTTTTACATAGTCAACTATTTTTACTGGTGACATTCTTTCGGGATCACCTCCTGCTATATCTCTAGCGACAATCCTAGCTGTTTCCAAAGCAATAGCGTTGCTTACAACCTTTTTAAATGCGTCCGTGTTCTTCTCCTCGGCGTGGAACCCGATCTTGTAGAAGTTATTAATTTTTCCACGTTCAACTACGTGTAGAGGTTGGTACAAAGCTTCAAAGGCACCGAGGATTGACACTAGTTGTCCATCAGGATAGTCCACACAGTAAGGTATAATCAATAGTGGTTTCTTAATACCGGCGCTTAATGCTCTCACAACTCCTTTCTTTGCCGCTTCCTTCAAAACTCTCACATCATGATATGGTGTAATTTTACCAGTAGGTGCTAATGTGAGTCTTTTACCACTGACATGCTCACAGTTCCAAAGGGTGCACTCCTTATATACGTGCTTGTCTAGCTTAGTTATTTCTTTGACAACACTGCCGATGTCTCTTGAGAGAGGCACATTCTTTTCTTCTGGATACAAGATGAGTATGACACCATCGTAGTCGATTGACTGGACGTTGGTTTCAATAAATATATTCGTCTCTAACTTGTATGGGCTTAGCGCCATGTCTTTTCCTCGATACGACTTCGAAACAACTGCTATCTgatgttaattattaaaaataaattatgttggTGATAACTTTGTCACGATCTAGTTATTATCAGTGACTAcaatgataatattgataatgtTTGATAAAGATATTGAAAACCAACTTATTTCTGCATTTGTTCAAATAGGTGTCACTAACAGTCATAACACCAAAACAAGACTTAAAACAGATttggaaattttattttttcctggATTAGCATTCTTATCCGAAGCGAAGAACTAGATTTACACCGGCTTGTCAAACAGCCAACCAGCATTAGTTTCAGCTTCATTTTAAGGAGTGTATGTATACTAGGTATGTATAGCACACAAGGATTATGTTGTTTACTGCGTTCATCAAAGAAAGGATAGCCAAATACCCCGGCTTCCCTGCGATTTTTTGACGTGTTAACAGTGACGGTAGTGGTGacggtacctattttattatttattcatttgagCGAACTGCAGCAAGATTTAACTAGCTGCAAACTTATCTTTGTGTTGCTTTACGGATCTACACCGACAGATTTATAGTAGACTAGTTGTTGTTTGTCAAATATACTGTATGGAAATACAATCAAATGATAAAGACTCAAATTAAAAGGATATGTTTACACGTTGCACCTAGGAATGTtttgaaagtaacggaagcgaaagaggtatgtcaggatcgtagcaagtggaaatccgtggtctctgcctacccctccgggaaatgattatatgtatgtatgtattacgtTGTTCTATATTTTCAAACTGCACGTCGATGAAACTGTCCCGGGACTGTCGGTTGTGCTCGAAGGGGAGCCCTAGGGCTCCCAACACGATGCGATCCATCCACGGGGCTTCTAAGCAATCGTAGCCAAGGGTCACGATCTAAAACAAGTACGGAGGATGTGAGAAAACTTAAAACGTAGCCTCTagcccagtggttcctaaccttttcagtccggtcacccatACGGAAccagggaacctgattttacccctcctcccaatggtaataaaaaataaaacgtgaacGTTTCTTGTATTGTTATATCAAGTTAGCTTACCTATTTACCCCcctaaaataccagttttacccccacgggggtaattacccccaggttaggaaccactggtctagcCGCCCaggggaccgatttttgaaattcgaccgctcgatttcgtgtatttcgtgtagtgcgtgcgtgtgtggccgagggatcctctctcgtatagggctttacagccacgaacacaagtgtcgtaaccgggatactgcttaaacatctgacacagatggtAAAGGCCTATTATTAGGCATgcaaattctactaatagaattgaaaacgagtggtcaataccactagattcccaatttctatcgctcgtattacaaaaatcagcatttcgccgttttccaccgattttcgagtgacgaaatcgagcgatcgaaattcaaaaatcggcccccggGCCCTATTACAATGTCCCCCGTTACAttttcatttaggtacttatatcaatcaattttcaatcaaaatttcatttcattatatATTGGTAAGTTTTGATGTCTGGGCAGCTATAGAGAAGTGTTTGAGTCTTAATTAATTCATTACATGGTTTGTGGTCGCTTGACACGgtttgtatatgacaccgtaagattgtgaacccgttattttataatctaacggaggttaggttaggttagtttataattttcctaccgtcagtttataatttaactagcgagattataaactgacgagcgTTTACAATTTGACGGTGACATAGGTATatatacggcgttattcataaacggctgctaacataatcagttgatgatcgtcgtttgtccctatgtcgttatgccatagagagggacaaacgacgatcatcaactgattaacttagcagacgtttatgaacaaCGCCGCTAGTTTGTAACCTTAGAGACCCCACACTAGCTTtaaagcgtcggcgtctagtcagcgctatggaaaatggcgtctctgcgcagttgcgccatagagaaatatagtaagaatagagtgctcactccgtacattagttttggtaccaaaaagactattattttcgtagtcgacatctagcatcgaatagcggaattatcagtaccgctacttgatactagatgtctagtgagtcgcgactcacgaaaattgtgttgaacaacaatttacaactaatattaaagcaGATGGAGTTTAAAAAAGAGTTCCGGCTAATCCGGTTatattattagctgaaaattgtcgagcattagacttttgtgtcggtgcaacatctattgtcaagtagcagtactgataattacgctactcgatgctagatgtcgactatgtcTATGtgtcaaaggttaactggaagagatcccttaaagggataagttcgcctgttatttttttgttttgttctgatttttgtacaacaaagtgttttactactactactactactatgaaaataatagtatatttggtaccaaaacggatgtatggagtgagcactctatgtatttttttctctatggttgctCTAACGTTGCGtcaagcagcagccatagagttgactagacgccgacgctcgggacaACACTAGTGGCACTTACGTGCGGCTCATCACTCGAGTGTCCGTGCAGGTGTATCTCGCACTTCCTCGTGCCGCGCGGGTTCTCGAACGTGAGCACGTGCTCGTGGTTGGCCGGCGGAACCATCACCGGCGCGAACTTGAGGCACGTCTTGAACGCGATGAGGGAGAGAGACGTCATTATAATCAGCGTCTGCTCGTTGTCTAtggaaaataaatgattattaatatatagctggtcaacatCTGGTCAagccacagacttgtcattttcgcgctcgaaATCTTGTCAGTTCGCGCCTACAttgttcaaatttgccgccattttctactgacaagatctgtttGACCAAGAGTATATAACTTTGGCAAGTTAGCTTtgttagaatatttttttaattttgaatcaAGCAGTTAAacgttataatttcatagaagtttcacGCGTAGCACATTActacagtggcgtagcgtgaacatctagccgtgggcgaagtcgcatctgcgaggccctttgtGTATTCCCAAGATGATAAAAAGGGTTGGCTTGTGCGAGGCCTCTTTACATGGGCGTAGGCAGGTAGACAGGGGGCagctgcccccccccccccctctctctGGAGCTCAAATTTTACGTACAATGCATGCCCCTCTGTGCCCTCTGCCCCCCCCCCGCAGGCCTATCAACTCGCCACCCCCTAGTTCACTGGCTGGCTACGCCCTTACCCCTTTAagtgcgaggccgtgggcgaggGCCCTCTTCGCCTAGGCCTGGCTACGCCACTGATTAGGTATTAGAGAAATGACTTACCAAAATGCTCGCTATTGATGAAGAACGGTACGGACCCATTCGGCCAGGCCACGAAGTTCGGTGGCGTGACTGTAAAATGATGACTGTTTGTAAAATTACAAGGTCCTAGCCAAGATGGTGGACGGTAATGTCTATCACTCCCATATTAGTGCTACAGATGCGCCCACAATACGACCGGgcccgtttatcaaaagcttgtaggtaacttgtaatacaagcggaagtcactttttgacagctttggttagaaaaggacttccacttgtattacaagttaagtCAAGCAGTGgtaggtactgatagttccactacgacgttagatgtcgactactaaataactcgcgttttggccagaaaactgatgtatggagttaccactctttctttatttataggtatttctgatatttctctatggtactttCTATATGTCGCCGGCCGATCATAAAATCCGCCCAATCGTTTTACTAACTCCTCTCTCTCCTAACTCTCGTGTTTCGTGTAACTTTAGTTCccgtgtaatgttttgacggttAGGTAGACGATAGGTAGGTTATGTTATGTAGaattttaagtacttatttggTGTAAGAAAGTTACCTACCTAGcttcgttaggttgcttcagatgcccgaagggcaaactgtccAGAAATATAACCccgcggtttaagcgtgaagaggtaaccgacagacagacactttcgcatttataatactagcttctgcccgcgacttcgtctgagtggaatgatggtgatgatgaattgatgattgataaaaacaagTCCTTTCTCAGAgcccaaactatctccataagTACCAGATTTTGTCCAAATCTGTTCTGCGGTTTACTGTTTAACACAtttagtgccgaaaacccgactatcgggtattttatgatttcgttcccaggccggacgaaccgatagtcgggatcgtggtactacagctttatatgacgaaattgttgtggcctggcggatgtcttgtttggctgggtggcaatgactGTGTTAAGCGTTAAGAAGCTATACAGACAGACacattttcgcatttataatactagAATAAATAGTAATTAGACTTACTCGGAGGTGCTGTTCTCGCATATTCCTCATCTATATCAcacaatacaaaattaatataataatataaaactaatATTTTGAAGCCCCTGCGCTTCATATTGGGCGgtcaataataacaataacaattttattgctaactgtattttacatttattgaTGTGTGAAGAAACACTTTCGATATAGAAAATGGAAACGTTAGTAAACCGATAAGCttgttttagggttccttatTTTCATGAAAGGATATACGAAATTTTATGAAGTTTACCtcataattgaagggatgtttacaaaaacaacataactgcttagagcggttgacacttttttaagaacattgttaatcgtttcaggtgtcaaccagtgtagtcccttcaattataagtacctatcgaAATATGTCACGCACACGCCAACGTCGTTGTTTTAAGTGGTATTGTGGGCACTTACTGATATTGTACGCTTGAACTAGCTACCTCGtattcacgcaaaataggcacaatggttgtcgacttgcggaaaatgcccagtaaAACTAACTGTACAATTGAATCCGTTAACTGCACCAGGCCATGCGCTTGGCGAGGAACAGGACCCTAcggaggaacctggtcttcaacagaacagaaggacatggtgtcacgatcctcagtattgagggaccgactgaagaagaagaatttgTCAAAGTCCCGCGTATTACATCGGTATCCGGTCAcgcaattttaaacaaaatatatgtaaaatattatactaaaaacagcaaacggaaaagtttaggctcatttaggatcgtgactgtacctgtatattttatttcgattgcagtcggggaccttgatatattgaatttttcccattcacaggtccccgactgcatcgaaataaaatatacaggtacagtcacgatcctaaatgagcctaaacttttccgtttgctgtttacgaccctgacagaacacttacctatatattatattttacattcattaagttgagtacctaacataactaaaaattatttttagcttttcagttcgcttttaaattgcagtcgtgttttttaatttttaattaatttattttattttatacattttagtgaccatacaaaccaaccacattttttatatgatttaaggcacttaagttcgttattaaaatactcgtggaagttgcaggaagagcccatctatcttaagctcccagtctttgcttctcgtaaaatattgtttcacaacagtagcacgtgtgctccgggatttgcaaaatttgtcgtgcaaaattaaaatcatcatcaaagacctgccttctacaCTTCTACAgtcatttctcaaataatttgtacatttcgatcacatcttagatttctataaaaattggtatgctggtaaagtacatgaagctgaacaatttccaccatatttcccaaaatgtccaagaaagtttgtatgaaacattccttttttgttaccaaatgtgtaaggaaatctggtaacaaaaaaggatgtttcatacaaactttcttggacattttgggaaatatggtggaaattgttcagcttcatgtactttaccagcaaaccaattttatagaaatctaagatgtgatcgaaatgtacaatttttttgagaaatacttacctagtcaatcgttcaaaccgttcctttcgtatttgacactttcgcaattgaaaataacgtaagcgccacgtatgacgttgtcgtatatagctgcaaagagaaatgtcattagcgcgatgtagaacatttcgtattttctctccaacgatacaattaaacatataacttatatatattcgtatgatcgccttaaaaaatcctttcttttaataccccattcaatagatttagacaattcatttatctttgcgttatacttatattttgtaaaatcttgtcctaccaaatgaatagtttaagccatattttgtgtacagttttagaatcgtctttcaaaatcctttattttaatacccaactcgataggtttataagttttatttttgtttcggttgcacaatttgcagtgcataatccgccatattggttttgtgatgacgtcacatagcctatgttactcgggatgacgtaaggattccaatgatatctcaatcacctaaatcggttcaggcacttagctgttacggtgtaacaaagaaacttacatacccacatacaaacatgaacgctgaaaacaatacactctttttttggggcagtcgtgtaaaaagttaACAATGTTTCTTAATGAGTGCCATACATTTTCTTTGATACTTAGATTACCAACACTGTTTTGAAACAATGTTGTTTATAGCTATGTggctttatgaataacgctaaaAACTCTGGtaaaaagtaagttattaaAATAGATATCAAGTCCCACATCAAGCTACTTGCTACTAAAATATAACCATATCGTAACTAAGTCACTGACTATTTCAGTTAAGTAGAAAGGTCAtgataaaacaaatgaaattatacaaaaacactaaattaccatttatttatacaaattcTACACTTTCTCAGGCAGCCCCAAAAGTTTCCGGACCGATGACCCATATTGCTTCAACGTGGCATCACTTTCACCCCCGTTCATCAAATTTGACAACGCTTCAACATATCCGGGACCATTTGGGATCTTCGAAACATCAAAATTGTTATAATCATCTTCAGATAAATTAAGCTCCTCATTATTTGATCTTAAATGCCAGTTTATCAAATTCTTCttagatttatttaagttaAAATCATAATATTCCATATCCGATTCAGTTTTAGTTTTCTCCCAATCTTCAACATTCCATGACTCGTGATAGAGTGCCGTTAAAAGATAGTTAACATAATCCAAGTTCTGTTTGCGAAGCGGACATCGGTCAGCAGTGATAGTGACTAAATCTGTCTTGTCATCATAACGGTCTCCTACTAGTCGGAGGAACTTGTCACGAGCATGCTTGTCCAAGTTTAACGAAGACAGCTTTATTCTTAGAGTGACTATCCTAGCCAACGGGTTACGGATTGACGGACTGGCGTGGCAGTAATCGGAAGTTATAATCTCTTGAGGATAATGCTTTTCAATGGCTTCTTCGGAGTTCAGTTGTTTCGGCCATTCGGTGCAGAAGCTTTTGATGGCTTCACATTGAGCTTTGATGACCGGTGGAGTAAGGTGGAGGAAGTTAGGTATCTTCATGAGTTCAGCGTTAGCCTTTTTGCCCGGCGGAGCCATTCCTTTTGGCACGTAGCCCTGACGCAGCGGCAGAGGCACTGACGATGGGTGAAAGGTTTTTGGACCTGGCCAGACGTTACCCCAGTTCTGAAACAATAAGTTTAATCAAATTAAAGACTATTCTACCATCCACAGTTAAATAGTACGCAGATTGAGTGACTTAGGTTACATTTATGAACTTTATTTTCAAATACCTGGTCAGTGGCCATCCTATCTCCTCTGTCAGGCTGCACATCGACTCTCCGGGCAACTTTACGCTGTTGTCTTTGCGTTTTTCGCATAATATCTAAAACTCTAAACTCTTCCTCTTCTTCATCCTTTTTTAAGGTTACATCGGCTGCAGTGGAACTCGACCGCCATATTTTCGCGTTAAATACAGTCACAAGGTTGTTAGGCTTGTAATGCTTAATAAATACACTCATGTTTAAgcttattttaaacaaattctattgtTATTATAGTGCCATTTTTTATAGGTTATGGTTATTATCGGCCATCTTCTTCTTTTTGACTCATGGCTGGTGTTGCTTGCCTATGCTTAATACATTATTCAAAACTTtcttacaatataatatacacTTATTTATTCGTAATTTACTCATCAATCTCATCGTATGAACCTATggaataaaatactaaatatataaatataactgtgattttttttttctgatgcaACACTCTTCCGCCAGTGCCAAACTTGAATGAAAAGTATACATAGACATTCTATACATTCATTGTTACAAAAAGTAAATGTTTGAATCTTAAGGAGTGTCCGAGTCGTGATAGAAACGTTAATTTAGTCTAAAAAATCTGTTCCTAAATTGTGATCGACATACGCtatcatacatatatgtagtttCAAAACGTACAGTACTTTCTCGCCAACTACCCGCGTGGAGTCACCTCAATTACTATGCGACTGAAATGAGATGTATTTGTTAACTGTCACATTGGCGCTAGTATCAACGCAAATATTTCGGAAAAGAAAGAGAGATCCGACTATTTCTATCGATAACTACGGACAATAGAAACAAATTCAGTTAAACCGTAACAAATGTCATTCACTTCATAAGTTCACAAAAAGCTGTATTGCGTGTACTTATTTGAGAATTTCGTTGAATTTTCCATCAGAATCTCATGGTAACTTAtttgagaaataaaaatatgagtGCTTAAAAATGACTGAAAACAATCGAAAAAGGTGCAGAAAATCTAAACTAGTGCCGAGGGAATGTGTTGACTATGTCGAAGATGAATCGGTTTTGCAGGTAGGCCATTTTGTAAGAATGCAGTTTGTGGGTACGCGAAATAATTGCTGTGAcacatgttattttattatacggATTAGAATTAATTTTCAATTAAGAATGGTTAGTTTGAAAATCAGTAGTACCCCCATTTTTACgtaacttaaataaatttaaattactacaTTGACAAAGATATGCTACGTACTCGGATGTGGGTAGACGTCATAGATTCAAGTTACGatgtacattattttaataaaataggtacattgtaAGCACGTATGAGGCATTCTAAACATCTAACATTATACACATTCGAATTATTAGTTTTGTAAATCGTAATGTTCCTTAATAAATTAATGATTTTAAGTTTTACTTTAATTACATGTTTTACGCATGCGTGATGGAAGACACGTATATACCTTCTAAATTTTCGATTATTTTTATAGAATTCCTGAGCGTATCATGACATTGAAGATGAAAATGAATTATTTACTATGCCAAATTAAACTGATACCATTACATGGTTCAATTCAGTTACATagtagtaggtaataataggtATCTAGATTTTTTAGCAGCccctggtacagtcgccatcagatatatcggaatgGTGAAtctgttcacaaatatctgaacaaaaacTCTATTATCTAGTCGGTAAAGTACATGTTCATATAATTTTAAGTACTTTGGTCGCgcagatatatctgatggagaCTGTACATTGAGAACAAGATAATTATGAGACTGCTTAATAAGACGGTTCTGGAGTAATTATCGATATAGATAAATTACgtttaaattagttttgttatccagaaataaaaggcttttttatttatttattattaagacATACTCACTACATAAGCCAAGCCTTTGTGGGCGGAACCTATGGCTCTGCTTAGGTGACATAtccaatttttttaaacacatttaTAAACTATTCTGTCTCATATTGCAGCAGCCAGCCCAAAAGAAACTCCTTCTAGAAAAAATCAAGAAAGAACCAGAAGACTACATCCCGCATGAACACAACCCATCTACGCATAAATTCTCAGTGGAAGTGGAAATCGAGGGCATGGACACCGCAGCCCCGGATGAGGACGCCCCCGACTACATGAAGTATCTCTTCAGTCTGTCCAAAGAATCGGAAGACACTGCGGAGAACACACAAAACTTAGATTTTGCTGATAATAGTTTACTTCTGGAACAGAAACTTACCGTTCCAGTGACCGAGGAAGAGAAAACTTGCGTTGTAGATGTGAAGAAATTGCAGAAAATGCTAGTTATACTGCATAGGAAGTACCCAAAGGAGCTAGAAGTTGTGATGCATTGTAGGAATCAATGGGGGCGGGCGTTCCATGAGAAATCTCCTATGGAATTCAAGAAAGCTCCTAAAGAGATCCTCTTACAAGACGTACTTTGTAGATGGAAGCAGTGGACAGTAGTTACTAGAGCTAGAGAGAGTCCTTACTGCTATAAATGCTATATTTGCGACAACGGTTGGTGGACATACACAGACTTTGTTACACATTTATCTCAGCATACAACGTATAAACTGCAAATTCAAACTAGAAACTTGGAGTGTGATATAGTTGCGTACGAAGGCGACACACCGGGCGTTAAAGACGTTGAAATACATGGAAAATGCACTAAATGTGCTAAAACTTATAACCACCATTTGACTAATAAGAGAGCTACGGATGTATATTACTACTGCAACTATTGCGATGAGAGATTTCAAACGTGTAGAACTTTAACTAAACATGAAGGCGGATGCCCTCGGAATCCCATAAGAGTCCTAGCGATCTCTAGAGCGGGAAAAGAATACTCATTCTCCGATTTCTCCTGCGAAGTATGTAAAACTCTTTTCTTAAGTAACCCTGATTTGGAAGAGCATATGATCATATGCCACAAAGTGCGATCAGACGAACCTATAGTCACCGTGTTCAAGACATGCAAAGATTGCGAGCAAAACTATTCTAACTTCTACTTCCATGTGTGTTTGAAGAAGAACTTTGTCACGGAATGCAAGCATTGCTTTAGAAAATTTCAGAATAAACAAATGCTAGAGCATCATTATAAGATGTGGGACAAAATAGTGCAGTGTAGACTTTGCGATAAGTATTTGGTGAAAAGTTGTATGGCAGCGGAGCACTATGCGTTGCATAGTGAACAGTTCCTGTTGGTGCATCGGTGTCTGGTGTGCAAGAAGATCAAGGTGTTTGCGAGCGATGAAGCGATGAGGAACCATGTCACCAAGTATCATAAGAGGTTTGATGCGAGAAGGCCGAAAACAGACAAGGTAAGcattaccaggcgtggctcactccgcgatatcgcgtcgctacaagtacctacatgcatagagaaataagtaagacaagagtgctcactccatacatcagttcagactattaatttcagcgtctacatctagcatcgagtagcggaactatcattactgctacatctattgtcaagtagcagtactgatagttctgctactcaatgctagatgctaatagtctttttggtactaaaacagatgtatggaatgagcactctatgtatttttttctctatgctacatgcggcccacaccaattttggtgtctagccatagtagttgccgcgcaccgctacggaacggacgcctgctcgcgcttgcgccacctagcggtcatatccgtcgtaatagacgcgttttgttagagagcgaatcttctgtacctagtactattattttattctgtagcATTACACAGTTGATAACATATCAAATTTCAAATATACACGGTGGAGTTTTCAATGGGGCACTGAATGCAGCTACCGGATCACGTGCTGTTACGTCAAAAGGGTCTTAGAAGACATTCcctaacttatttttttttatagatattgGAAGAAATGAACAGTCGGCAACAAGCGTCAAttcttaaatgttttttttttggcacAAATCTATTCCATTTCTAATTTTTGGCTTTTCTAATCcctaacttattattaaattgtacaacgggacttaaccgCGTATTTAACGctgtcttctccgagaccactgggacaacgccgtcctcgaaacgtcggaggtaaatcttaaaaacttagatacgcgattaagtcccgttgtacaatttaataatgtgtaaaaatcgtgaaagtttaaatcagtgccctaacttattattacttaagcataaacattttttttttattccagatAATTATTCCAACAATAATGCTGCAGCAG
Above is a window of Cydia amplana chromosome 26, ilCydAmpl1.1, whole genome shotgun sequence DNA encoding:
- the LOC134660118 gene encoding putative aminopeptidase W07G4.4, whose amino-acid sequence is MALSPYKLETNIFIETNVQSIDYDGVILILYPEEKNVPLSRDIGSVVKEITKLDKHVYKECTLWNCEHVSGKRLTLAPTGKITPYHDVRVLKEAAKKGVVRALSAGIKKPLLIIPYCVDYPDGQLVSILGAFEALYQPLHVVERGKINNFYKIGFHAEEKNTDAFKKVVSNAIALETARIVARDIAGGDPERMSPVKIVDYVKKTFAGCSNVVITAFNDEKYIAEEFPLLAAVSRASSRVERHKPCVLQIEYTPSNEARVTETLMLVGKGVTYDTGGADIKISGKMAGMSRDKSGAAAVAGFLKACSILKPTHLKVIGTLCLCRNSIGADSYVADELLVSRSGKTVRVTNTDAEGRFAMADALFKLGEVANKYINPHIYTIATLTGHARACYGGYVAAMDNYAARATNHANRLQFSGTRVAEGIEVSVIRPEDLSVNDGKCKGDDLVQVDMDAKARHHQLAAGFLIKVGGLEDRNVKYTHLDIAGAAGSPPEEPTAVPILTLCHLHKVTTL
- the LOC134660314 gene encoding small ribosomal subunit protein mS35, coding for MSVFIKHYKPNNLVTVFNAKIWRSSSTAADVTLKKDEEEEEFRVLDIMRKTQRQQRKVARRVDVQPDRGDRMATDQNWGNVWPGPKTFHPSSVPLPLRQGYVPKGMAPPGKKANAELMKIPNFLHLTPPVIKAQCEAIKSFCTEWPKQLNSEEAIEKHYPQEIITSDYCHASPSIRNPLARIVTLRIKLSSLNLDKHARDKFLRLVGDRYDDKTDLVTITADRCPLRKQNLDYVNYLLTALYHESWNVEDWEKTKTESDMEYYDFNLNKSKKNLINWHLRSNNEELNLSEDDYNNFDVSKIPNGPGYVEALSNLMNGGESDATLKQYGSSVRKLLGLPEKV